A stretch of Amycolatopsis balhimycina FH 1894 DNA encodes these proteins:
- a CDS encoding ABC transporter ATP-binding protein: MSDNELLLEVEDLRVEFRTSDGVANVLNGVSYSVHAGETLAVLGESGSGKSVTAQTVMGILDVPPGVITGGAVRWRGEDLLTASEERRREVRGSEVAMIFQDALSALNPVFTVGFQIEEQLRVRLGMSKKDARKRAIELLDIVRIPAADRRIKDYPHQFSGGMRQRAMIAMSLALDPDLLIADEPTTALDVTVQAQIMDLLGEIQAERKMGLVLITHDLGVVAEVADRIAVMYAGRIVEQADVGELFRAPGHPYTAALMDSLPRLDLKGQTLETIKGLPPSLLHIPPGCPFHPRCKRAEARCSVDVPPQHALGFGRTSACHFAEEVVSSRA, from the coding sequence TTGTCCGACAACGAACTTCTGCTCGAAGTAGAGGACCTGCGCGTCGAGTTCCGGACGTCGGACGGCGTCGCCAACGTGCTCAACGGCGTCAGCTACTCGGTGCACGCGGGTGAGACGCTGGCCGTGCTCGGCGAATCCGGCTCCGGCAAGAGCGTCACGGCGCAGACGGTGATGGGCATCCTCGACGTGCCGCCCGGTGTGATCACCGGCGGAGCCGTGCGCTGGCGCGGCGAGGACCTGCTGACGGCGTCCGAAGAACGCCGTCGCGAGGTGCGCGGCAGCGAGGTCGCGATGATCTTCCAGGACGCGCTGTCCGCGCTGAACCCGGTGTTCACGGTGGGCTTCCAGATCGAGGAGCAGCTGCGTGTCCGGCTCGGGATGTCCAAAAAGGACGCGCGGAAGCGTGCGATCGAGCTGCTCGACATCGTCCGCATCCCGGCCGCGGACCGCCGGATCAAGGACTACCCGCACCAGTTCTCCGGCGGGATGCGCCAGCGCGCGATGATCGCGATGTCGCTCGCGCTCGACCCCGACCTGCTCATCGCCGACGAGCCGACCACCGCCCTCGACGTCACCGTCCAGGCCCAGATCATGGACCTGCTCGGGGAGATCCAGGCGGAACGCAAGATGGGACTGGTGCTCATCACCCACGACCTGGGCGTGGTCGCCGAGGTCGCCGACCGGATCGCGGTGATGTACGCGGGCCGGATCGTCGAGCAGGCCGACGTGGGCGAGCTGTTCCGCGCGCCGGGGCACCCGTACACCGCGGCGTTGATGGATTCCCTGCCCCGGCTCGACCTCAAAGGACAGACACTGGAGACGATCAAGGGTCTGCCACCGAGCCTGCTGCACATCCCACCGGGCTGTCCGTTCCACCCGCGGTGCAAGCGCGCCGAGGCCAGGTGCAGCGTCGACGTCCCGCCGCAACACGCCCTCGGCTTCGGCCGCACGAGCGCGTGTCACTTCGCCGAAGAGGTGGTGAGCTCCCGTGCCTGA
- a CDS encoding ABC transporter permease, with amino-acid sequence MTDPNLVGGGGADAAELSRIDDSATSPQKARSLWSDAWRQLRRKPAVIASAVIILFIVLLAIAPGLFSSRDAGFSDLSHANEGPSADAWFGYDNQGADVYARTIYGTRASVLVGVFSTLLTVLFGSLVGILAGYYGRFVDSLLSRFGDIFAGLPFILGAIVILTTFNAPGTNPGGVTIIVQVVCSIAVLSWPVAMRIMRSATLVAKQLDYVKAARGLGASTPRIIFRHLLPNTIAPVLVYATIALGAFIGAEATLAFLGIGVRAPVVSWGVLISDSKDYFQNDPHMLLFPGAFVTLTVLAFVMLGDGIRDALDPKSR; translated from the coding sequence ATGACTGACCCGAACCTGGTGGGTGGTGGCGGCGCCGACGCGGCCGAGCTGTCGCGCATCGACGACTCCGCCACCAGCCCGCAGAAAGCCCGCAGCCTGTGGAGCGACGCCTGGCGGCAGCTGCGGCGCAAGCCCGCGGTCATCGCCTCGGCGGTGATCATCCTGTTCATCGTGCTGCTCGCGATCGCCCCCGGCCTGTTCAGCTCGCGGGACGCGGGTTTCAGCGATCTGTCCCACGCCAACGAAGGGCCGTCGGCGGACGCCTGGTTCGGCTACGACAACCAGGGCGCCGACGTCTACGCCCGCACGATCTACGGCACCCGCGCCTCGGTGCTGGTCGGGGTGTTCTCCACGCTGCTGACCGTCCTCTTCGGCTCGCTCGTCGGCATCCTCGCCGGCTACTACGGGCGGTTCGTCGACAGCCTGCTGTCGCGGTTCGGCGACATCTTCGCGGGCCTGCCGTTCATCCTCGGCGCGATCGTCATCCTGACGACGTTCAACGCGCCCGGCACGAACCCCGGCGGCGTCACGATCATCGTCCAGGTGGTGTGCTCGATCGCCGTGCTGAGCTGGCCGGTGGCCATGCGGATCATGCGCTCGGCGACGCTGGTGGCCAAGCAGCTCGACTACGTCAAGGCCGCGCGCGGCCTCGGGGCGAGCACCCCGCGGATCATCTTCCGGCACCTGCTGCCGAACACGATCGCGCCGGTGCTGGTGTACGCCACCATCGCGCTCGGCGCGTTCATCGGCGCCGAAGCGACGCTCGCCTTCCTCGGCATCGGCGTGCGCGCGCCGGTGGTTTCGTGGGGCGTGCTGATCTCCGACTCGAAGGACTACTTCCAGAACGACCCGCACATGCTGCTGTTCCCCGGCGCCTTCGTCACCCTGACCGTGCTGGCCTTCGTGATGCTCGGTGACGGCATCCGCGACGCGCTCGATCCGAAGTCGAGGTAG
- a CDS encoding ABC transporter permease: MIRYVLRRLLQLIPVFFGTTFLIYVLVWALPGDPFSGKCGQAACPAAYIAQMTEKYHLNDNIFVQYFKYLGSLFTGDWGETFNGTSVGELIATSYPITLRLAVIAVAIEAVIGLTTGVLTGLRGKGFLDNLVLVSTTFLISLPVFVTAIVLQLALGGNGLGWIEASVSEDPGIGELIVPGIALGSLSMAYVARLSRSSIAENRRADYVRTAIAKGLPQSRVVGVHLLRNSVIPVLTFLGTDLGALMGGAIVTEGVFNINGLGRLIFRGIQDRESATVVGVVVLLVLVYLLMSLIVDLLYAVLDPRIRYD; the protein is encoded by the coding sequence ATGATCCGCTATGTCCTGCGACGGCTGCTCCAGCTGATCCCGGTGTTCTTCGGCACCACGTTCCTGATCTACGTCCTGGTCTGGGCGCTGCCCGGCGACCCGTTCTCCGGCAAGTGCGGCCAGGCCGCCTGCCCGGCGGCCTACATCGCCCAGATGACCGAGAAGTACCACCTGAACGACAACATCTTCGTCCAGTACTTCAAGTACCTCGGGAGCCTCTTCACCGGTGACTGGGGCGAAACCTTCAACGGCACCTCCGTCGGCGAGCTGATCGCCACGTCGTACCCGATCACCTTGCGGCTCGCCGTGATCGCCGTGGCCATCGAAGCCGTCATCGGTCTCACCACCGGCGTGCTGACCGGCCTGCGCGGCAAGGGTTTCCTCGACAATCTGGTGCTGGTGTCGACGACGTTCCTGATCTCGCTGCCGGTGTTCGTCACGGCGATCGTGCTGCAGCTCGCGCTGGGCGGCAACGGTCTCGGCTGGATCGAGGCCAGCGTGTCGGAGGACCCGGGCATCGGCGAGCTCATCGTGCCCGGCATCGCGCTCGGCAGCCTGTCGATGGCCTACGTCGCGCGCCTGTCGAGAAGCAGCATCGCCGAAAACCGCCGCGCCGACTACGTGCGGACGGCGATCGCCAAGGGGCTGCCCCAGAGCCGTGTCGTCGGCGTCCACCTGCTCCGCAACTCGGTGATCCCGGTGCTCACGTTCCTCGGCACCGACCTCGGCGCCCTGATGGGCGGCGCGATCGTCACCGAAGGCGTGTTCAACATCAACGGGCTGGGCAGGCTGATCTTCCGCGGTATCCAGGACCGGGAGAGCGCGACCGTCGTCGGCGTCGTCGTCCTGCTGGTGCTGGTTTACCTGCTGATGAGCCTGATCGTCGACCTGCTCTACGCCGTTCTCGACCCGAGGATCCGCTATGACTGA
- a CDS encoding peptide ABC transporter substrate-binding protein, with protein MRRSRRLWGPTVVMTSLALVLAACGGSGSGSNPAGAGETNPDGTVSVYGTEPQNALVPSNINDLGGTKAVQVMFATLVGFKGADAKPFNLMADSITTTDSKVYDIKIKQGWKFHDGTEVKAHNFTDAWNFAAYAPNGQLNTDFFSNIQGYTDVHPEDENAKPSTEGMSGLVVKGDYEFQVTLNAPFSVFDIKIGYQAFAPLPDVFFKDRPGFEQHPIGNGPMKFVSRTPNQDIKLTRFDDYKGDDKVHFKDLDIKIYASQETAYQDLLSGRLDFMEALPPSAVAGGKYKNDLGDRLVTGHLLGISTIAVPYYVPGYNNLELRKAISMAIDRAQITKTVMNDTYVPADGYISQGIPGARPGVCEFCKFDPEAAKEAFQRSGFKGKLTIASNADGGRKEPLVAACNSIKNTLGVECDFVPATDFGQWRSIVTKKKLTGMGRSDWSADYPSIEDFLNPIYKTGGSSNDSSYTNPQVDALLARADATADKDAAVKLYQQAEDLIAKDLPSIPVWDEKGVAAKSKNLKSAALDFRRMPDYPSIEVLKK; from the coding sequence ATGCGTCGTTCGCGCAGGCTCTGGGGACCCACGGTGGTGATGACTTCGCTGGCGCTCGTGCTCGCCGCATGCGGCGGCAGCGGTTCGGGCAGCAACCCCGCGGGCGCCGGCGAGACGAACCCGGACGGCACGGTCAGCGTCTACGGCACCGAACCACAGAACGCGCTGGTCCCGAGCAACATCAACGACCTGGGCGGCACCAAGGCGGTCCAGGTCATGTTCGCCACGCTGGTCGGCTTCAAGGGTGCGGACGCGAAGCCCTTCAACCTGATGGCGGACTCGATCACCACGACCGATTCCAAGGTCTACGACATCAAGATCAAGCAGGGCTGGAAGTTCCACGACGGCACCGAGGTGAAGGCGCACAACTTCACCGACGCCTGGAACTTCGCCGCCTACGCGCCGAATGGCCAGCTCAACACCGACTTCTTCTCGAACATCCAGGGCTACACCGACGTCCACCCCGAAGACGAGAACGCCAAGCCGTCCACCGAGGGAATGTCCGGGCTGGTCGTGAAGGGCGACTACGAGTTCCAGGTGACGCTGAACGCGCCGTTCTCGGTGTTCGACATCAAGATCGGTTACCAGGCCTTCGCGCCGCTGCCCGACGTGTTCTTCAAGGACCGCCCGGGCTTCGAGCAGCACCCCATCGGCAACGGGCCGATGAAGTTCGTCTCGCGGACGCCCAACCAGGACATCAAGCTGACCCGCTTCGACGACTACAAGGGTGACGACAAGGTCCACTTCAAGGACCTCGACATCAAGATCTACGCCAGCCAGGAGACCGCCTACCAGGACCTGCTGAGCGGGCGGCTCGACTTCATGGAGGCGCTGCCGCCGTCGGCGGTCGCGGGTGGCAAGTACAAGAACGACCTCGGCGACCGGCTGGTCACCGGCCACCTGCTCGGCATCAGCACCATCGCCGTGCCCTACTACGTGCCGGGGTACAACAACCTCGAGCTGCGCAAGGCCATCTCGATGGCGATCGACCGCGCGCAGATCACCAAGACCGTCATGAACGACACCTACGTGCCCGCGGACGGCTACATCTCGCAGGGCATCCCGGGTGCGCGTCCCGGTGTCTGCGAGTTCTGCAAGTTCGACCCGGAGGCGGCCAAGGAGGCCTTCCAGAGGTCCGGCTTCAAGGGCAAGCTGACCATCGCGTCCAATGCGGACGGTGGCCGCAAGGAACCGCTGGTCGCGGCGTGCAACAGCATCAAGAACACCCTCGGCGTCGAGTGCGACTTCGTGCCCGCGACCGACTTCGGCCAGTGGCGCAGCATCGTCACCAAGAAGAAGCTGACCGGCATGGGCCGCTCGGACTGGTCCGCGGACTACCCGTCCATCGAGGACTTCCTCAACCCGATCTACAAGACCGGCGGGTCCTCGAACGACTCCAGTTACACGAACCCGCAGGTCGACGCGCTCCTCGCGCGGGCGGACGCCACCGCCGACAAGGACGCGGCGGTCAAGCTGTACCAGCAGGCCGAGGACTTGATCGCCAAGGACCTGCCGTCGATCCCGGTGTGGGACGAGAAGGGCGTCGCGGCGAAGTCGAAGAACCTCAAGTCGGCGGCCCTGGACTTCCGGCGCATGCCGGACTACCCGTCCATCGAGGTCTTGAAGAAGTAG
- a CDS encoding Ppx/GppA phosphatase family protein, producing the protein MPRVAAIDCGTNSIRLLVAELTPRHDGTVDLRDLHREMRIVRLGQGVDATGELAPEALERTRVALADYTVAARRKGVEKVRMVATSATRDAKNRDDFFRMTRETLGVEAEVISGDEEARLSFTGAVGEQDPDDGPFVVVDVGGGSTELVLGTWDGKQAEVLAARSVDIGCVRITERALKSDPPTADEIAAARDLAGKVLTEAFDVVDVARAKTWVGVAGTVTTLSAIAQELPEYDRDRVHLSKLSAADIDRLATRLLSENHAARAANPVIHPGRVDVIGGGAVVVQTLAEQLAARGGPTELVVSEHDILDGIALSLA; encoded by the coding sequence ATGCCTCGTGTTGCCGCGATCGACTGTGGGACCAACTCCATCCGCCTGCTCGTCGCCGAGCTGACGCCACGCCACGACGGCACGGTCGACCTGCGCGACCTGCACCGCGAGATGCGGATCGTCCGGCTCGGCCAGGGCGTCGACGCCACCGGCGAGCTGGCCCCCGAGGCGCTCGAGCGGACCCGGGTCGCGCTCGCCGACTACACGGTCGCGGCCCGGCGCAAGGGCGTCGAGAAGGTGCGCATGGTCGCCACCTCCGCCACCCGCGACGCGAAGAACCGTGACGACTTCTTCCGCATGACCCGCGAAACCCTCGGCGTCGAGGCCGAGGTGATCAGCGGGGACGAGGAGGCCCGGCTCAGCTTCACCGGCGCCGTCGGGGAGCAGGACCCGGACGACGGCCCGTTCGTCGTGGTCGACGTCGGCGGTGGCTCGACCGAGCTGGTCCTCGGCACCTGGGACGGCAAGCAGGCCGAGGTGCTCGCCGCGAGGTCCGTCGACATCGGCTGCGTGCGGATCACCGAACGCGCGCTCAAGAGCGACCCGCCGACCGCCGACGAGATCGCCGCCGCCCGCGACCTGGCCGGCAAGGTCCTCACCGAGGCGTTCGACGTCGTCGACGTCGCCCGCGCGAAGACCTGGGTCGGCGTCGCCGGCACGGTGACCACGCTGTCGGCGATCGCCCAGGAGCTGCCGGAGTACGACCGCGACCGCGTGCACCTTTCGAAACTGAGCGCGGCGGACATCGACCGGCTCGCCACGCGCCTGCTCAGCGAAAACCACGCCGCCCGCGCGGCGAACCCGGTGATCCACCCCGGGCGGGTCGACGTCATCGGCGGTGGGGCGGTCGTGGTCCAGACCCTCGCCGAGCAGCTGGCCGCCCGCGGCGGGCCGACCGAGCTGGTGGTCAGCGAGCACGACATCCTCGACGGCATCGCGCTTTCCCTCGCCTGA
- a CDS encoding lytic transglycosylase domain-containing protein produces the protein MRVRRLPDAVGSYARRFGIRHRTAYPLITGIIAVVPALIAGGGTLGWLGGSGDHTRDAALSQGYDPGHAALQQIAVDGTLPGAPTPLPLPAYELPDGPLGIPATALAAYKNAADILGRELPACHVDWALVASIGRIESNHARGGYVDAAGTTREPILGPQLNGQGGFAAIPDTDQGLLDTDPVWDRAVGPTQFIPATWRAYASDGNGDGKSDPNNIFDAALATGRYLCSGGFDVAKPDQLRGAIYRYNNSDTYVNTVVLWAEAYRNGIMQVPDSTVPIGAPNAAAAPPPPSIPPPPVPTTTPTSPPPTTPGTPTTKTSLPCAPPTTTVTTTTVTSVTTMTTPMTTPTTTTTPATTTSPTSSETTPPKPPCGATVTSVSTSTTPTTTTVGAPSS, from the coding sequence ATGCGTGTGCGGCGACTGCCAGACGCAGTCGGGAGCTACGCCCGAAGATTCGGGATCCGCCACCGCACCGCGTACCCCCTGATCACCGGCATCATCGCGGTGGTCCCGGCGCTGATCGCCGGCGGCGGCACCCTCGGCTGGCTCGGCGGGAGCGGTGACCACACCCGCGACGCCGCGCTGAGCCAGGGCTACGACCCCGGCCACGCCGCCCTCCAGCAGATCGCCGTCGACGGCACCCTCCCCGGCGCGCCCACCCCGCTGCCGCTGCCGGCCTACGAGCTCCCCGACGGCCCGCTCGGCATCCCGGCCACCGCGCTCGCCGCGTACAAGAACGCCGCCGACATCCTCGGCCGCGAACTGCCCGCCTGCCACGTCGACTGGGCGCTGGTCGCGAGCATCGGGCGGATCGAGTCCAACCACGCGCGCGGCGGTTACGTCGACGCGGCGGGCACCACGCGTGAGCCGATCCTCGGCCCGCAGCTCAACGGCCAGGGCGGGTTCGCCGCGATCCCGGACACCGACCAGGGCCTGCTCGACACGGACCCGGTGTGGGACCGGGCGGTCGGCCCGACCCAGTTCATCCCGGCGACCTGGCGGGCCTACGCCTCCGACGGCAACGGCGACGGCAAGTCCGACCCGAACAACATCTTCGACGCGGCGCTGGCCACCGGCCGGTACCTCTGCTCCGGCGGGTTCGACGTGGCCAAGCCGGACCAGCTGCGCGGCGCGATCTACCGGTACAACAACTCCGACACGTACGTGAACACGGTGGTCCTCTGGGCGGAGGCCTACCGCAACGGGATCATGCAGGTCCCGGACAGCACGGTGCCGATCGGCGCCCCGAACGCGGCCGCGGCCCCGCCTCCGCCGTCGATCCCGCCCCCGCCGGTCCCGACGACCACGCCGACGAGCCCGCCGCCCACCACACCGGGCACGCCGACGACCAAGACCTCCCTGCCGTGCGCTCCGCCGACGACGACGGTCACCACGACGACGGTCACGAGCGTGACCACGATGACGACCCCGATGACGACCCCGACGACGACCACGACCCCGGCGACGACCACCTCGCCGACGTCGTCCGAGACCACGCCGCCGAAACCGCCGTGCGGGGCGACGGTCACCTCGGTCAGCACGTCGACCACCCCGACCACGACCACCGTGGGGGCGCCCAGCAGCTGA
- a CDS encoding DUF501 domain-containing protein, producing the protein MNSTQQHRFEPVTDADREIIAEQLGRPPRALRAIAARCPGGHPSVVQTSPRLENGTPFPTLYYLTCPKLNSMIGTIEASGIMKEMTERLSTDPELAARYQRTHETYLAERDAIEPLGHQVTAGGMPGRVKCLHVHVAHALAVGPGVNPFGDETIELLKTNGWPAGDCAE; encoded by the coding sequence GTGAACAGCACGCAGCAGCACCGGTTCGAGCCCGTCACCGACGCCGACCGCGAGATCATCGCGGAGCAGCTCGGGCGGCCGCCGCGAGCGCTGCGCGCCATCGCCGCGCGGTGCCCTGGCGGGCACCCCTCCGTGGTGCAGACCAGCCCGCGGCTGGAGAACGGCACGCCGTTCCCGACGCTGTACTACCTCACCTGCCCGAAGCTGAACTCGATGATCGGCACCATCGAGGCGTCGGGGATCATGAAGGAGATGACCGAGCGGCTCTCCACCGATCCCGAGCTCGCCGCGCGGTACCAGCGCACGCACGAGACCTACCTCGCCGAGCGGGACGCCATCGAGCCGCTCGGTCACCAGGTCACCGCGGGCGGCATGCCGGGCCGCGTCAAGTGCCTGCACGTCCACGTCGCCCACGCGCTGGCCGTCGGCCCCGGCGTCAACCCGTTCGGTGACGAGACGATCGAGCTACTTAAGACGAACGGGTGGCCCGCGGGTGACTGCGCCGAGTAA
- a CDS encoding FtsB family cell division protein: MSTTRRAAVVAIVVCALAFTIAVPLRTYLSQRSQVREQQAQQAQLQQQVAQLQGRKAELSDPAQIEAEARRRLRYVKPGETPYIVQLPEDKAPDAAPPAGQQPATGGSWYDNLWNQVSSG; encoded by the coding sequence ATGTCCACCACCCGCCGCGCGGCGGTGGTGGCGATCGTGGTGTGCGCGCTGGCGTTCACCATCGCCGTGCCCCTGCGCACGTACCTCTCCCAGCGGTCCCAGGTCCGCGAACAGCAGGCGCAGCAGGCGCAGCTGCAGCAGCAGGTCGCTCAGCTCCAGGGCCGCAAGGCGGAGCTGAGCGACCCGGCGCAGATCGAGGCCGAAGCCCGGCGGCGGCTGCGGTACGTCAAGCCGGGCGAGACGCCGTACATCGTCCAGCTCCCGGAGGACAAGGCCCCCGACGCCGCCCCACCGGCCGGACAGCAGCCGGCCACGGGCGGCTCCTGGTACGACAACCTCTGGAACCAGGTCTCCTCGGGCTGA
- the eno gene encoding phosphopyruvate hydratase has translation MALIEQVGAREILDSRGNPTVEVEVALDDGTLARAAVPSGASTGEHEAVELRDGDTGRYNGKGVERAVAAVLDEIGPEMVGIEAVDQRIVDQKLVDLDGTPAKSRLGANAILGVSLAVAKAAAESAELELFRYLGGPNAHVLPVPMLNILNGGSHADSNVDVQEFMIAPIGAETFREALRWGAEVYHSLKSVLKGRGLSTGLGDEGGFAPNLANNREALDLILQAIEKAGYTPGRDVALALDVAATEFFADGAYTFEGSKKSAEQMSAYYAELIRDYPMVSIEDPLSEDDWDGWVTLTAEVGEKVQIVGDDLFVTNPDRLEEGITRRAANALLVKVNQIGTLSETLDAISLATSFGYKSMMSHRSGETEDTFIADLAVATGVGQIKTGAPARGERIAKYNQLLRIEETLGDAARYAGELAFPRFSAES, from the coding sequence GTGGCTCTCATCGAGCAGGTAGGCGCGCGCGAGATTCTGGACTCGCGCGGCAACCCGACGGTCGAGGTGGAGGTGGCTCTCGACGACGGCACCCTGGCGCGGGCCGCGGTCCCGTCGGGTGCGTCGACCGGTGAGCACGAAGCGGTCGAGCTGCGGGACGGCGACACCGGCCGCTACAACGGCAAGGGCGTCGAGCGCGCGGTCGCCGCGGTGCTCGACGAGATCGGCCCGGAGATGGTCGGCATCGAAGCCGTCGACCAGCGGATCGTCGACCAGAAGCTGGTCGACCTCGACGGCACGCCGGCGAAGTCCCGCCTCGGCGCGAACGCCATCCTCGGCGTCTCGCTGGCCGTCGCGAAGGCCGCCGCCGAGTCGGCCGAGCTGGAGCTGTTCCGCTACCTGGGCGGGCCGAACGCGCACGTGCTGCCGGTCCCGATGCTGAACATCCTCAACGGCGGTTCGCACGCGGACAGCAACGTCGACGTCCAGGAGTTCATGATCGCGCCGATCGGCGCGGAGACCTTCCGCGAGGCCCTGCGCTGGGGCGCCGAGGTCTACCACTCGCTGAAGTCGGTGCTGAAGGGCCGCGGGCTCTCGACCGGCCTCGGCGACGAAGGCGGCTTCGCGCCGAACCTGGCGAACAACCGCGAGGCGCTCGACCTGATCCTGCAGGCGATCGAGAAGGCCGGCTACACCCCGGGCCGCGACGTCGCGCTCGCGCTGGACGTCGCCGCGACGGAGTTCTTCGCCGACGGCGCGTACACCTTCGAAGGCAGCAAGAAGAGCGCCGAGCAGATGTCGGCGTACTACGCCGAGCTGATCCGCGACTACCCGATGGTCTCCATCGAGGACCCGCTGAGCGAGGACGACTGGGACGGCTGGGTCACCCTGACCGCCGAGGTCGGCGAGAAGGTCCAGATCGTCGGCGACGACCTGTTCGTCACGAACCCGGACCGGCTCGAGGAGGGCATCACCCGCCGCGCCGCCAACGCGCTGCTGGTGAAGGTCAACCAGATCGGCACCCTGTCCGAGACGCTCGACGCGATCTCGCTGGCGACGTCGTTCGGCTACAAGTCGATGATGAGCCACCGCTCCGGCGAGACCGAGGACACGTTCATCGCGGACCTGGCGGTCGCGACCGGCGTCGGCCAGATCAAGACCGGTGCCCCGGCCCGCGGCGAGCGGATCGCCAAGTACAACCAGCTGCTGCGCATCGAGGAGACCCTCGGTGACGCCGCCCGGTACGCCGGCGAGCTGGCCTTCCCGCGGTTCAGCGCCGAGAGCTGA
- a CDS encoding VOC family protein, translated as MSSGYRGLAPYLYYADATAALAWLTRVFGFAEEVRFCDGAGEVFQATLRAGGARIQIAGVGPDYWQAKGVDGPVGQLNIVYVDDVGETYARVEAALGDECELEPPQDQPYGARVFTVADLGGNSWTFWQQTSETVELPPGWQEVRPGGESSNG; from the coding sequence ATGAGCAGCGGGTACCGGGGCCTGGCGCCCTACCTCTACTACGCCGACGCCACGGCGGCGCTCGCCTGGCTGACCAGGGTCTTCGGGTTCGCCGAGGAGGTCCGGTTCTGCGACGGCGCCGGCGAGGTGTTCCAGGCGACGCTGCGCGCGGGCGGAGCGCGGATCCAGATTGCCGGCGTCGGCCCGGACTACTGGCAGGCCAAGGGGGTCGACGGCCCGGTCGGCCAGCTCAACATCGTGTACGTCGACGACGTCGGCGAAACGTACGCCCGGGTCGAGGCCGCCCTGGGCGACGAGTGCGAGCTGGAACCGCCGCAGGACCAGCCGTACGGCGCCCGGGTCTTCACCGTCGCCGATCTCGGCGGCAACAGCTGGACGTTCTGGCAGCAGACGTCCGAGACCGTGGAGCTGCCGCCGGGCTGGCAGGAGGTCCGGCCGGGCGGTGAGTCCTCCAACGGGTGA
- a CDS encoding tetratricopeptide repeat protein, translating into MTDAAAASQPPEESRFHAFRQAEDLVGRRRPLDALKALQPLLETETDKPSVHLLAGRAYFHSAQLRRAEQAFTRVLELDPTDHYARFILGRTLQRLGRFVEALAQMRMASAMNPVPEYLEAISEVKARIALRES; encoded by the coding sequence ATGACGGACGCCGCAGCTGCTTCGCAGCCTCCCGAGGAGTCGCGGTTTCATGCCTTCCGCCAGGCCGAAGACCTGGTAGGCCGCCGTCGTCCGCTCGACGCGCTGAAGGCGTTGCAGCCCCTGCTGGAAACCGAAACGGACAAGCCGTCGGTGCACCTGCTGGCCGGGCGCGCGTACTTCCACTCCGCCCAGTTGCGGCGCGCCGAGCAGGCGTTCACGCGGGTGCTGGAGCTGGACCCGACGGACCACTACGCGCGGTTCATCCTGGGCCGGACCCTGCAGCGCCTCGGCCGGTTCGTCGAGGCGCTCGCGCAGATGCGGATGGCGTCGGCGATGAACCCGGTGCCGGAGTACCTCGAGGCGATCAGCGAGGTCAAGGCGCGCATCGCGCTGCGCGAGTCCTGA
- a CDS encoding murein transglycosylase: protein MLTGVILVVTIGVRNPDAPAAPPSAQPALVIPEQRPQPGAEAPRAGLAAPVDRPKVSDQAELDAWAARVAGKTHVTARVLSAYGRAEMWMQSQKPTCHLAWATLAGIGRVEAERAAFDLTAIEANGRVAKPVVGPPLDGTPGVPAAHDTDGGRLDGDKAWDHAIGPMQFLPSTWKKYQQRANGDGGAPDPQNIDDAAFTAARFLCSGGDDLGTPAGWWRAILFYNQAVAYGQDVFSAADAYAEASVAP, encoded by the coding sequence GTGCTCACCGGCGTGATCCTGGTCGTCACCATCGGTGTCCGGAACCCGGACGCGCCCGCCGCGCCGCCGTCCGCGCAGCCGGCCCTCGTCATCCCGGAGCAGCGCCCGCAGCCGGGCGCCGAAGCGCCGCGTGCCGGGCTCGCCGCGCCGGTGGACCGGCCGAAGGTGTCCGACCAGGCCGAGCTGGACGCGTGGGCGGCCCGCGTCGCGGGCAAGACGCACGTCACGGCGCGCGTGCTGTCGGCGTACGGCCGGGCGGAGATGTGGATGCAGAGCCAGAAGCCGACGTGCCACCTCGCGTGGGCGACGCTGGCGGGCATCGGCCGGGTCGAGGCCGAGCGCGCGGCCTTCGACCTCACGGCGATCGAGGCGAACGGCCGCGTCGCGAAGCCGGTCGTCGGGCCGCCCCTCGACGGCACGCCCGGCGTGCCGGCGGCCCACGACACCGACGGCGGCAGGCTCGACGGCGACAAGGCGTGGGACCACGCGATCGGCCCGATGCAGTTCCTGCCGTCGACGTGGAAGAAGTACCAGCAGCGCGCGAACGGCGACGGCGGTGCGCCGGACCCGCAGAACATCGACGACGCGGCGTTCACGGCCGCCCGTTTCCTCTGCTCGGGCGGCGACGACCTGGGCACGCCGGCGGGCTGGTGGCGGGCGATCCTGTTCTACAACCAGGCGGTGGCGTACGGGCAGGACGTCTTCAGCGCGGCGGACGCCTACGCGGAGGCGAGCGTCGCACCCTGA